In the Bacillaceae bacterium S4-13-56 genome, AAGGCTGATTGTATGGTATCCATTTTGATTGAAATGGTTTGATAGAAATTGAGCTTGTTTAATAGAAGAACAGAAAGCCAGTGTTCTTGACTGTTTATGTTTTTCCCAACCTTCCAGGATGGTTTGCGCCAGATCTTCACGTAATTGAGCAGCTAAAAGTTCGCTTTGATCATACTTTGAGCCTAACCATGTAATTTGGCTATAATCCGTTTCGTCATATACACCAAAATAATGAAAAGGAGCTAACCAACCTTTCTCAATGGCTTCAATAAAATGCATCTGGAAAGCCACGTTCCCATCACAAATGGCATACACATCTTTTCCATCCATACGGTCAGGAGTAGCAGTAATACCTAGCAAAAAATTTGGTTGGAAATACTCTAGAACTTTTTTGTAAGAGGTCGCAGCCGCGTGATGGAACTCGTCCACCACGATAAGGTCAAAATGATCACGTGGAAACATCTCCAAATGCTCTTTGGCGCTAAACGTGAAGATAGATGCAAAAATATGGTCCGCTTCTCCCTCTTTAATTTTCCCATTGTAGATCCCGGTTGATTTTTCAGGTAAGACACGTTGAAAAGACTTTTGAGCTTGGAAAAGAATTTCCTCCCTGTGAGCAATGAATAGCACACGATGAAATTTTTGTGCGAAAAAAGCAGCCAAATAAGTTTTTCCTAGACCTGTTGCCATGACGACCATGGCTTTGTCGTAGTCTTCCTCCATTGCTGCTTCTAGTTCATCTAGTGCCATTTGCTGTGCCGGCCTAGGTTCTATTTCCGTTGTATAGGTCTCTGGTGGATCAATCACTCTTTCTATTAGCTTGGTTTGTGGCTTTTCTACAGGAAGCATTAGTTCAATCTCTTCCTGTTCGGCCCATTTTTTTGCTAGATTCGGATGCTTTTGATGATAGGTATCGTATTTTAACGTGTATGATTTAACAGTTTCCTCGTTTATAGTGATAGTTTGACTGTCATAAAAGGTTGTGAGGAATTTTTCCACAGCAACTTCAAAGGTATCTGGTGCTGATTCCTTGTCCATTGCTACATTCCATTCCACTCCTGATGTTAAAGCAGACCTAGACAGATTGGAGGAGCCGATGATGAATGTACCGTCTTGCACATCCTTGAATAAATAAGCCTTTGGATGGAAGGAAGCACCATTACTCCTCCAAAGCCGAACCTCCTCATTTTTGTACTCTGGTAGAATTAGCTCCTTTAAAGCTTCAGGCTGAGTGATATATAGATAATCCCCTGCACAAATCTTGATGTCCGCTCCACGCTTGGCAGCTTCAACAAGGTGTGGCTTGATCATGTCCACACCAGATTTCATGATAAAGGAAGTTAGAATATAAATGGATGTAGCCTGCTGAATCCCACGAATAATCTCTTCTCCAACATTTTCGGTTACCAATTGAATTCTACTCATCTTCTACCTCAATTAAGAAAATTTTATCGTTGAACCCACCGCGTTTGGCAGCTTTTTGTGATCTTATCTCTTCTAGATTTTCAGGAGTTGAACCATGGACCTTGGTAAGAGCATGGATAAGTTCAAGAATGTCAGCTAATTCTTCTGTGGCGTCTTGATCATTTTTTGCTTCTAAGTATTCTTGTAACTCTTCATGAAGTTTGGCTTGTAGGGCTGTTATGTATTCTTTGTCATCTAGGATTGTTGTTGTATATTGTTTGCCCGACTTTTCGATGATTTGTGGGATAAGGTCACGGACTAGTTTATTATAGGTTGGCATGGAGTTCTCCCTTTCTTTCTATGCTCTTTTGTTTACAAGTAATATCTAATTTTTAATGTTGCACCCTTCCCCTTGGGCGGAGCATATAAGACTTCATCAGATGGTTTTTTCATAGAATACATGACTTCACAACAAGTTGCCATTCTATGATTATTGGAAGGATATCCCCCAAGCATTTTGTGCAGTTCTCCTGAAACAATGTCTACGAATTCTGCACCTCCCGACTTCTTATCCATTTTTATCTTTTCAATTTGAGATCTAAAATCATCAGCATTAGGAAGTTTACTCACTTTTCTCTTCCCCCTTTATGGATATGAAACTAAATTTGGAATCGCCTTTCTGATCCCTCCACGAGGATCCTCTACATCACCTTCATAACGAGGAATCAGATGAAAATGAAGATGAGGCACCGTTTGCCCCCCGTACTTTCCGACGTTGACTCCAATGTTATAGCCATCTGGTTGGAACTTTTGATCGATCAGTTCCTTCCCTTGTTGGATTAATTCATGAATGGCCATGATCTGTTCAGTTATTGCATCAAAATAGGTCTCCACATGGTCTTTTGGAATGATGAGAAGGTGACCTTTTTGGACTGGGTATTTGTCAAAGAACGCAATGGCTAGATTGTTTTCTAGTTCTATTTGTAATTTATCTTGTTGGCAGAATGGACAAGACATAAAAGTGTGAAACCCCCTGCATAAACGCAATATTTAACACTATTTTACCATAGAAAATTGAATTTTTAGGAAGTTTCCTATGATCTTGACCATTAATAGTACGTATGAACAAAAAGTTTACTAGTAGAACTGCTCCAACTTGGTTCTATTTCAAAAGGTTTCAGTCCTAGTTCTAACCCCCCATTTGTTTATTCACATCAAAAAAGGACCCTAAGTACCAGGGTCCTTTATTAGACGCATAACATTTCTCATGATTGGTAGGGACGGTTCTTGGCTACACACTGGTAGGACCACTGTGCTGGTCAGAACCGTCCCTACCAACACACCCACCAACACATTATTCTATCTCTTCCAGTGCAATTTCCTGATAGGTCTTAAA is a window encoding:
- a CDS encoding DEAD/DEAH box helicase family protein, with amino-acid sequence MSRIQLVTENVGEEIIRGIQQATSIYILTSFIMKSGVDMIKPHLVEAAKRGADIKICAGDYLYITQPEALKELILPEYKNEEVRLWRSNGASFHPKAYLFKDVQDGTFIIGSSNLSRSALTSGVEWNVAMDKESAPDTFEVAVEKFLTTFYDSQTITINEETVKSYTLKYDTYHQKHPNLAKKWAEQEEIELMLPVEKPQTKLIERVIDPPETYTTEIEPRPAQQMALDELEAAMEEDYDKAMVVMATGLGKTYLAAFFAQKFHRVLFIAHREEILFQAQKSFQRVLPEKSTGIYNGKIKEGEADHIFASIFTFSAKEHLEMFPRDHFDLIVVDEFHHAAATSYKKVLEYFQPNFLLGITATPDRMDGKDVYAICDGNVAFQMHFIEAIEKGWLAPFHYFGVYDETDYSQITWLGSKYDQSELLAAQLREDLAQTILEGWEKHKQSRTLAFCSSIKQAQFLSNHFNQNGYHTISLTSGTVDISRDEAIQKLENGELDVIFTVDLFNEGVDIPPVDTLLFTRPTESLTVFTQQVGRGLRLHNEKTHCNIIDLIGNYRNADLKLSLFNLERDQAEGKKRKEVVPIIPSNCYIDLDVRVIDLLKELTKKKQPRKERLLHAYQEVKEELGRRPTYLEMHLYGNVNSKEFKQEFKSYVGFLNWAGELNEEESKVYEKYSGWLEEVEKTGMAKSYKMVLLSYMLSRGEDGWHLPVRPEEVANYFHSYLMEKEYRRKIDFSDKTTKRLWEYDQKKVADLISRMPMTKWSGSSGELLVFEGGLFGLGFEVDERDLVELYKMTRQVCEYRLHGYFERKNESTRPLI
- a CDS encoding HIT family protein, with product MSCPFCQQDKLQIELENNLAIAFFDKYPVQKGHLLIIPKDHVETYFDAITEQIMAIHELIQQGKELIDQKFQPDGYNIGVNVGKYGGQTVPHLHFHLIPRYEGDVEDPRGGIRKAIPNLVSYP
- a CDS encoding nucleoside triphosphate pyrophosphohydrolase — protein: MPTYNKLVRDLIPQIIEKSGKQYTTTILDDKEYITALQAKLHEELQEYLEAKNDQDATEELADILELIHALTKVHGSTPENLEEIRSQKAAKRGGFNDKIFLIEVEDE